In Haloterrigena alkaliphila, a single genomic region encodes these proteins:
- a CDS encoding enoyl-CoA hydratase/isomerase family protein, whose amino-acid sequence MARALPECENFVLERDDGIVSITIDSTTKFNSLNVTMGDELLELAAFLNADDDVRCAVMTGSDGVFCAGADVESFHEEGHGSESVRRQASILHDAIIQFHQANVPLITGVNGVATGAGLGIALLGDLVLISDEARFEYGYPRIGLPGDGGATFHLPRLVGLRKAKDIALLDRPISADEAVEWGLATESVRDGEFDERLDELTRELASGPTQAYGAAKQLLTRSFDRSLEEQLAAETDAIARGADTDDHSEGVAAFVEKREPEFEGH is encoded by the coding sequence ATGGCACGAGCGCTACCGGAGTGTGAAAACTTCGTCCTCGAACGAGACGACGGCATCGTCTCCATCACGATCGATAGCACGACGAAATTCAACTCGCTCAACGTGACGATGGGCGACGAACTGCTCGAATTAGCGGCGTTTCTCAACGCCGACGACGACGTTCGATGTGCCGTTATGACGGGGTCGGACGGCGTGTTCTGTGCCGGCGCCGATGTTGAGAGCTTTCACGAGGAGGGCCACGGATCGGAGTCGGTCCGACGTCAAGCGTCGATCCTCCACGACGCGATCATCCAGTTCCACCAGGCGAACGTCCCACTAATCACCGGCGTCAACGGCGTCGCGACCGGCGCCGGTCTCGGGATCGCACTGCTTGGCGATCTCGTTCTCATCAGCGACGAGGCCCGGTTCGAATACGGGTATCCGCGCATCGGACTGCCGGGCGACGGCGGCGCGACGTTCCACCTTCCGCGGCTCGTCGGCCTCCGAAAGGCAAAGGACATCGCCCTGCTCGACAGACCGATCTCGGCGGACGAGGCCGTCGAGTGGGGACTTGCGACCGAATCGGTTCGCGACGGCGAATTTGATGAACGACTCGACGAACTGACTCGTGAATTAGCGTCCGGGCCGACGCAGGCCTACGGAGCCGCGAAGCAACTCCTCACGCGGAGTTTCGATCGATCGCTCGAGGAGCAACTCGCCGCGGAGACGGACGCGATCGCGAGGGGGGCGGACACTGACGACCATTCCGAGGGTGTCGCGGCGTTCGTAGAGAAGCGCGAACCGGAGTTCGAGGGTCACTGA